A stretch of Arctopsyche grandis isolate Sample6627 chromosome 9, ASM5162203v2, whole genome shotgun sequence DNA encodes these proteins:
- the LOC143916495 gene encoding uncharacterized protein LOC143916495 — MECRLCLGLAPAESSVSIFGDPHPEHLEQRIRTCCQIYVKRGDGLPDTVCLSCKNNLELLISFRKACFRSNETSQLRLDDCLKIKTEEVLLEDVIWDDEPSLATIHRKNSKICLKPKKLSCSYRSYLEQHKTMYSGLKLHKCDICLKSYVRKYDLVSHLRSHTGEKPYKCEICLKSFSRKFYLVSHKKFHAEIKSHKCDICLKSFIHKNLLMIHSRSHTGEKPYKCEICLKLFIRKDTLVQHLRTHTGETPYKCEICLKQFTQRSSLDKHKKMHAGIKPHKCDFCLKSFSHKSYLEQHKTIHSGLKLHKCDICLKSYIRKYDLVSHLRSHTGEKPYKCEICLKQFTRKSSLDKHKKMHAGIKPHKCDFCLKSFSHKYYLEQHKTIHSGLKLHKCDICLKSYIRKYDLVSHLRSHTGEKPYKCEICLKSFTQKSSLDKHKTLHSGILHKCHICLKSFIRKNTLVRHLKTHMGEKPYKCDICLKSFSEKSNLKQHKNLHAGIKPHKCDICLKSFFKKSNLEEHKKLHAGIKPHK; from the exons atggagtgcaggctttgtcttggattaGCTCCGGCCgaatcttccgtctccatcttcggcgatcctcatccagagcatctggagcaacgcattcggacctgctgtcaaatttat gttaaaagaggcgatgggttgccagacacagtgtgtctttcgtgtaagaacaatctggaattattgatcagctttcgaaaggcttgttttcgaagcaacgaaacgtctcaactgaggttagatgattgcttgaagatcaagactgaagaagttttattggaagatgtaatatgggacgatgagccttcactagcaacaattcaccgaaagaatagtaaaatttgtttaaagccaAAAAAGTTGTCATGTTCTTACAGATCTTACCTCGAGCAACATAAAACAATGTATTCTGGtttaaaactacacaaatgtgacatttgtttaaaatcatatgttcgtaaatatgatcttgtgtcacatttgagatctcacacgggggaaaagccttacaaatgtgaaatttgtctaaaatccttttctcgaaaattttacctcgtgtcacataaaaaatttcatgctgagataaaatcacacaaatgtgacatttgtttaaaatcatttattcataaaaatttaCTTATGATACATTCAAGATcacacacgggggaaaagccttacaagtgtgaaatttgtttaaaattatttattcgaaaagatACACTTGTTcaacatttaagaactcacacgggggaaacgccttacaagtgtgaaatttgtctaaaacaaTTTACTCAAAGATCTAGTCTcgacaaacataaaaaaatgcatgctgggataaaaccacacaaatgtgatttttgtttaaaatcattttctcacaaatcttACCTCGAGCAACATAAAACAATACATTCTGGtttaaaactacacaaatgtgacatttgtttaaaatcatatattcgtaaatatgatcttgtgtcacatttgagatctcacacgggggaaaagccttacaagtgtgaaatttgtctaaaacaatttactcgaaaatctagtctcgacaaacataaaaaaatgcatgctgggataaaaccacataaatgtgatttttgtttaaaatcattttctcacaaATATTACCTCGAGCAACATAAAACAATACATTCTGGtttaaaactacacaaatgtgacatttgtttaaaatcatatattcgtaaatatgatcttgtgtcacatttgagatctcacacgggggaaaagccttacaagtgtgaaatttgtctaaaatcatttactcaaaaatctagtcTCGACAAACATAAAACCTTGCATTCTGGGATACtacacaaatgtcacatttgtttaaaatcatttattcgaaaaaatacacttgtcagacatttaaaaactcatatgggtgaaaagccttacaagtgtgatatttgtttaaaatcattttctgaaaaatctaacctcaagcaacataaaaatttacatgctgggataaaaccacacaaatgtgacatttgtttaaaatcattttttaaaaagtcTAACCTCGaggaacataaaaaattgcatgctggtataaaaccacacaaatga
- the LOC143916484 gene encoding cyclin-J-like, producing the protein MASNEPWNPWLVDPTWAYGFNADPLHRVPSCGGDDWLKDYDKCFLEVLRKKESEKLPIKLSSPQLQYRGYLILQITNVSEELELGSNILHGAIQLLDHFMDTHDIKLDRLLSVTFTCLFISCKFELEGRNLPQFKQICETAKIEPIPNTLLLNLELSILRNNKWDLCSPNISTFLNFFSQFTISTNDQECWNKQISNWWTPKWTPDRCLRLQLKKKLNAYLSVTLLDVKLTQITPSLVAAACILSSRRALGLDSWPSHMQYLTTYSVTQIESIAMRLQKMLEKQTTLCKRRHSNISVYDDEDQGYATGKSSSEGSVGKRRKWDSVDTS; encoded by the exons ATGGCTTCGAACGAGCCGTGGAATCCGTGGCTGGTCGATCCCACGTGGGCATATGGATTCAACGCAGATCCTCTCCATCGAGTG CCCTCCTGCGGCGGTGATGATTGGCTCAAAGACTACGACAAGTGCTTTCTGGAAGTGTTGCGAAAGAAGGAGTCGGAGAAGCTGCCTATCAAATTGTCGTCGCCTCAG CTGCAATATCGAGGCTATCTAATACTGCAAATCACGAACGTGTCCGAAGAGTTGGAGCTCGGCTCGAACATCCTGCACGGTGCGATCCAACTGCTGGACCATTTCATGGACACTCACGACATAAAGCTCGACCGACTTCTCTCCGTCACTTTCACTTGCCTGTTCATATCCT GTAAATTTGAGCTTGAAGGTCGTAATTTGCCGCAATTCAAGCAGATATGCGAGACTGCGAAGATCGAACCGATTCCGAATACGTTGCTTTTGAACTTGGAGCTGTCCATTTTGCGTAACAACAAGTGGGACTTGTGCTCACCGAATATTTCCAcgtttttaaactttttctCACAGTTTACTATCTCGACTAACGATCAGGAGTGTTGGAATAAGCAAATTTCGAACTGGTGGACTCCGAAATGGACGCCTGATAGGTGTCTTCGACTTCAGCTGAAGAAAAAGTTGAATGCTTATCTCTCTGTTACTTTATTAG ATGTTAAGCTTACCCAAATTACGCCATCGTTAGTCGCAGCTGCTTGTATATTATCGTCTCGCCGAGCTTTGGGTCTCGATTCTTGGCCCTCTCATATGCAGTATCTCACTACGTATTCCGTTACTCAAATTGAATCAATCGCAATGCGATTGCAAAA aATGTTAGAGAAACAGACTACCTTGTGCAAAAGGCGGCATTCCAACATTTCGGTGTACGATGACGAAGATCAAGGTTATGCAACGGGAAAGAGCTCATCCGAAGGAAGCGTGGGAAAACGTCGAAAATGGGACAGTGTCGATACGTCATAG